From the genome of Salvelinus fontinalis isolate EN_2023a chromosome 20, ASM2944872v1, whole genome shotgun sequence, one region includes:
- the LOC129817749 gene encoding tripartite motif-containing protein 16-like, with translation MYYKGCGILSLQSELISSWPLSNTTPSRGSECTCSHTEPGSECGKMVEAMDSMSCSICLDTLKDPVTIPCGHSYCMACMKGYWDQDNQKGVYSCPLCKESFIPRPVLKKNTLLAELMEKLKEGLAVSSPAHYYAGSGDVECDFCTGRKLKAVMSCLGCLASYCETHLQPHHESPAFKKHKLIKASTQLQEKICYRHDKLLEVYCRTDQQLICYQCLLDEHKGHDTVSVAAERTEKQRQLENKRQKSQQRIQKREKEMQEVRQSMKSLKLSVQAAMEDTERIFTELIRSIERSCSEVKELIRAQEKIEVILAEELMEQLKQDVAELRRRDAEFEQLSNTEDHIHFLQCFQSLSVPPRSETVITVNQCISFEGVNKLLSGLKKQLEDLFKKEMTKVTGLDQLTLDPNTVHNRLCLSEGNRKVTWSSRIQSYPDHPDRFTSHPQVLCSKGLSGACYWEVEWRGFGVYIAVSYKGISRKCREECLFGQNDQSWCLICSHSGCSFYHNGKKTAIRVPYSSRVGVYLDHKAGTLSFYNVSDTMILLHRVQTKFTRPLYPGLGLQHGINFGFGPSVKILSMTQKGTLI, from the coding sequence ATGTATTATAAGGGGTGTGGAATTTTGTCTCTCCAATCAGAGCTAATCTCTTCTTGGCCTCTATCCAACACCACACCCTCTAGAGGTTCAGAgtgcacatgctcacacacagaaCCAGGAAGTGAGTGTGGCAAAATGGTAGAAGCTATGGACTCGATGAGTTGTTCGATTTGTCTGGATACACTGAAGGATCCAGTGACTATTCCCTGTGGGCACAGCTACTGTATGGCCTGTATGAAGGGTTACTGGGATCAGGATAATCAGAAGGGTGTCTACAGCTGCCCACTGTGCAAGGAAAGCTTTATTCCTCGGCCAGTTCTGAAGAAAAACACTCTGCTGGCTGAATTAATGGAAAAACTTAAGGAAGGACTTGCAGTTTCTTCTCCAGCTCACTATTATGCTGGATCTGGAGATGTGGAGTGTGACTTCTGCACTGGGAGAAAACTCAAAGCCGTCATGTCCTGTCTGGGTTGTCTGGCCTCTTACTGTGAGACTCACCTCCAGCCTCACCATGAATCTCCTGCTTTCAAGAAGCACAAGCTGATCAAAGCCTCCACACAACTACAAGAGAAGATCTGCTATCGTCATGACAAACTGTTAGAGGTTTACTGCCGCACCGATCAGCAGTTGATCTGTTATCAGTGTTTATTAGATGAACATAAAGGCCATGATACAGTCTCAGTTGCAGCAGAAAGGACTGAGAAACAAAGGCAGTTGGAGAACAAAAGGCAGAAATCTCAGCAGAGAAtccagaagagagagaaggagatgcagGAGGTAAGACAGTCTATGAAGTCACTCAAGCTCTCTGTTCAGGCAGCGATGGAGGACACTGAGAGGATCTTTACTGAGCTGATTCGCTCCATTGAACGAAGTTGCTCTGAGGTGAAGGAGCTGATCAGAGCCCAGGAGAAGATTGAAGTGATTCTGGCTGAAGAACTCATGGAGCAATTGAAGCAGGACGTCGCTGAGTTGAGGAGGAGAGACGCTGAATTTGAGCAGCTCTCAAACACAGAGGATCATATCCATTTCCTCCAGTgtttccagtctctctctgtccctcctcgaTCTGAGACCGTCATCACCGTCAACCAATGCATCTCCTTTGAGGGTGTAAATAAATTACTCTCTGGGCTGAAAAAGCAACTAGAAGATCTATTTAAGAAGGAAATGACCAAGGTAACTGGACTGGATCAGCTTACATTGGATCCCAACACAGTACATAACCGTCTGTGTCTATCTGAGGGGAATAGAAAGGTGACATGGAGCTCTAGGATCCAGTCCTATCCTGACCATCCAGACAGGTTTACCTCACACCCACAGGTGCTATGTAGCAAGGGTCTGTCTGGAGCCTGCTACTGGGAGGTTGAGTGGAGAGGGTTTGGGGTTTATATAGCTGTCTCATATAAAGGCATCAGCAGGAAATGCAGAGAGGAGTGTTTGTTTGGACAGAATGATCAATCCTGGTGTTTAATCTGCTCTCACTCGGGCTGTTCTTTCTACCACAATGGTAAAAAGACTGCCATACGTGTCCCCTACTCCTCCAGAGTAGGAGTATACCTAGACCACAAGGCAGGGACTCTGTCCTTTTACAACGTCTCTGATACAATGATCCTCCTCCACAGAGTCCAGACCAAATTCACTAGGCCACTCTATCCTGGGCTTGGACTTCAGCATGGGATAAATTTTGGTTTTGGACCATCTGTTAAGATACTTTCAATGACACAGAAAGGAACTTTGATATGA